In uncultured Desulfobacter sp., one DNA window encodes the following:
- a CDS encoding adenylate/guanylate cyclase domain-containing protein, whose product MLKTIRKKIMVVSGHVGLAGIALILLFSMNRLFVANLFTAYDLSCYDWFLTHQHTREKSDVPVIVDIDEQSLERYGQWPWPRYKIAELIDRISGAGPLAVGLDILFPEADRTSPVNLNAFLKKEFDLDIPNHRAQAFQAAVDMLNALGKLNDTFVKEYGFTLNIGIGLHIGRVRVGNMGTKDLFNYTIIGDNVNVASRLENLSKFYGVRIIFSEDMKTYVPRTHQIQELDLVRIRGRQEPLKIYGLFTGKFMADSDKHIAAYYHALRLYREQKFGRALEIFEQFRQKRVDRRLYKIYRQRCKYYLTHPPGKSWDGIFTHQQK is encoded by the coding sequence ATGCTGAAAACAATTCGTAAAAAAATAATGGTGGTCTCCGGTCATGTCGGCCTTGCCGGAATAGCCTTAATCCTGTTGTTTTCAATGAACCGGCTGTTTGTTGCCAATCTTTTTACGGCATATGACCTGAGCTGCTATGACTGGTTTTTAACCCACCAACACACCCGGGAAAAAAGTGATGTGCCGGTCATTGTGGATATTGATGAACAAAGCCTTGAACGTTACGGTCAATGGCCCTGGCCCCGGTACAAAATAGCAGAGCTGATCGACAGGATATCCGGGGCGGGCCCTCTGGCAGTGGGGTTGGATATCCTTTTTCCCGAAGCGGACCGGACGTCTCCTGTAAATTTAAACGCATTCTTAAAAAAAGAGTTCGATTTGGATATCCCTAACCACAGGGCGCAGGCCTTTCAGGCTGCCGTGGATATGCTCAACGCCCTGGGAAAACTTAACGACACCTTTGTAAAAGAATACGGGTTTACCTTAAATATCGGTATCGGCCTTCACATTGGCCGGGTCCGGGTGGGCAACATGGGAACAAAAGATTTGTTTAATTACACCATTATCGGTGATAACGTGAACGTGGCGTCCAGGCTTGAAAATTTGAGCAAATTTTATGGGGTGAGGATTATTTTCAGTGAAGATATGAAGACCTATGTTCCCCGGACCCACCAGATTCAGGAACTGGACCTGGTCCGCATCAGGGGAAGACAGGAACCTTTAAAGATATACGGCCTGTTTACTGGGAAATTTATGGCCGATTCGGATAAACACATTGCGGCCTATTACCATGCGCTAAGGCTGTACCGGGAACAGAAATTTGGCAGGGCGCTTGAAATTTTTGAACAGTTCAGGCAGAAACGAGTGGATCGAAGATTGTACAAAATTTACCGACAACGCTGTAAATATTATCTGACCCATCCACCGGGAAAGAGCTGGGACGGTATCTTCACCCACCAACAAAAATAA
- a CDS encoding FecR domain-containing protein — translation MDKKIYLALMAMLTVLPGFTQCGARETDAPVGIVKTLSGQVWIQRGEQRMPAALEMPLMTGDALETGGDAGVGIIFKDNSPLSLGPDSKFIIREFIFEPTKEKFTLIGSVVRGTLTYLSGLINKLKPESVEFRTPSAAISVRGTHLAIEVKEDS, via the coding sequence GTGGATAAAAAAATATACCTGGCGCTTATGGCAATGCTGACGGTTTTGCCGGGTTTTACCCAATGCGGTGCTCGCGAGACTGATGCTCCTGTTGGCATTGTAAAAACACTGAGCGGCCAGGTATGGATCCAAAGGGGGGAACAGCGGATGCCCGCGGCCCTTGAAATGCCGCTAATGACCGGAGATGCACTGGAGACCGGCGGCGATGCAGGCGTCGGCATTATATTTAAGGACAACAGCCCCTTGTCCCTGGGGCCTGACAGCAAGTTCATCATCCGTGAATTTATCTTTGAGCCGACAAAGGAAAAATTCACATTAATCGGATCTGTTGTGCGGGGCACCCTGACCTACCTTTCTGGCCTGATCAATAAACTGAAACCCGAGTCTGTGGAATTCAGGACCCCGTCTGCAGCCATCTCCGTCAGGGGAACCCATCTTGCAATTGAAGTAAAAGAGGACTCTTAA
- a CDS encoding OmpA family protein yields the protein MLKINCMSRVQSAIMIIVLVLGVGVFYGCGTKTTVVLLPEPDGTVGQVTVSGQDRSRLVLDKAFESASVGTPGKAVRDLGIMDGDRVEKIFGRALAFQPEMVKAFILYFQSGKTLLTPESKALIDDILNTIRQRNSRDISVVGHTDRVGNADKNYELAKKRSIVIARILMDKGVDPDLIEITSHGEANPIVPTPDTVAEPRNRRVEVMIR from the coding sequence ATGTTAAAGATAAACTGCATGAGCCGGGTTCAGTCCGCCATTATGATTATTGTCCTGGTTTTGGGTGTTGGCGTGTTTTACGGATGCGGTACAAAAACCACCGTTGTGCTGCTTCCGGAACCGGACGGTACCGTGGGCCAGGTAACGGTGTCAGGTCAGGATCGGAGCCGCCTGGTGCTGGACAAGGCATTTGAAAGTGCAAGTGTGGGGACGCCCGGGAAGGCGGTTCGGGATCTGGGTATCATGGATGGCGATCGTGTTGAGAAAATATTTGGCCGCGCCCTGGCGTTCCAGCCGGAAATGGTAAAGGCGTTTATCCTTTATTTTCAAAGCGGAAAAACGTTACTCACCCCTGAATCTAAAGCCCTTATCGATGATATCCTGAACACAATTAGACAACGTAACTCCAGGGATATAAGCGTTGTTGGCCACACGGACCGGGTTGGCAATGCAGATAAAAATTATGAACTGGCCAAAAAGCGATCGATCGTCATCGCCCGGATTCTTATGGACAAAGGGGTGGACCCCGACCTGATCGAAATCACCTCCCACGGGGAAGCCAACCCCATAGTTCCCACGCCGGATACGGTGGCTGAACCCAGAAACAGGCGGGTTGAAGTGATGATCAGGTGA
- a CDS encoding GAF domain-containing protein codes for MNINSHLLGDHLIRMGIITEAQLEEVLALQARIDGQPAVGPESNPAELITKTREKENAPSMLGQLLLEKNYITRDILDPVLAMQNRQVRELRMLSSEKLALVIQIGFLINSTQSLVGVLSLIMKYANIVTDTQASTLMLLDESTGELVFSVPTGPRADNLKDIRIPKDKGVAGWVLENQQYVLLEDVKTDPRFYPGIDELTGLETRSLLCVPIRSKRKNIGVLEVINKNGGREFTDDDALLLNLFSQQAAIAIENALLFDRLKNNR; via the coding sequence ATGAATATTAATTCACATCTTTTAGGGGATCATCTTATCAGAATGGGCATTATCACGGAAGCGCAACTGGAGGAAGTCCTTGCCCTTCAGGCCCGAATTGACGGTCAGCCTGCGGTGGGACCGGAAAGCAATCCGGCTGAACTCATCACAAAAACCAGGGAAAAGGAGAATGCACCCTCCATGCTGGGTCAGCTTCTCCTAGAAAAAAATTATATCACCCGTGATATCCTGGATCCGGTCCTGGCAATGCAAAACCGCCAGGTCCGGGAGTTGAGGATGTTAAGCAGCGAAAAACTGGCCCTGGTCATACAGATCGGTTTTCTGATCAACTCCACCCAGAGTCTGGTGGGTGTCCTTTCTCTGATCATGAAATATGCCAATATTGTCACCGACACCCAGGCCAGCACCCTCATGCTGCTGGATGAAAGTACCGGTGAACTTGTATTTTCCGTCCCTACAGGCCCCAGAGCCGACAATCTTAAAGATATCCGCATTCCCAAAGACAAGGGGGTGGCCGGATGGGTTCTGGAAAACCAGCAGTATGTGCTGCTTGAAGATGTAAAAACCGACCCGCGTTTTTATCCGGGAATTGATGAATTGACGGGGCTTGAGACCCGTTCTCTGCTTTGTGTTCCCATACGTTCCAAGCGTAAAAACATTGGTGTGCTGGAGGTGATCAACAAAAACGGGGGAAGAGAGTTTACGGACGATGATGCACTGCTTTTAAATCTGTTTTCCCAGCAGGCCGCCATTGCCATTGAAAATGCACTGCTTTTTGATCGCCTGAAAAACAACCGGTAG
- a CDS encoding pyridoxamine 5'-phosphate oxidase family protein, producing the protein MTDNRKKVEEQIAELFNMQRFAVLSTQKNNQPYASLVAFAASADLKHVYFLTPNTTRKYENLTANPEVAVLVNDSRNQADDIYNAVSVTGTGVAHVVAKGENQAALDGYFERHSHLKAFAAAPTTAFVCITMNRYFMVNRFQNVVALKVDNETY; encoded by the coding sequence ATGACGGATAACAGAAAAAAAGTAGAGGAACAGATTGCTGAACTGTTTAATATGCAACGCTTTGCCGTTCTTTCAACCCAGAAGAACAATCAGCCGTATGCCAGTCTTGTTGCCTTTGCTGCAAGTGCGGACTTGAAACATGTTTACTTTCTAACCCCAAACACCACCCGTAAATATGAAAACCTGACAGCCAATCCCGAGGTTGCCGTTCTCGTCAATGACAGCCGGAACCAGGCGGACGATATATATAATGCCGTTTCCGTAACCGGCACCGGTGTGGCACATGTTGTTGCGAAAGGTGAAAACCAGGCCGCCCTTGACGGTTATTTCGAAAGGCACTCCCATTTAAAAGCGTTTGCCGCCGCGCCGACAACAGCGTTTGTCTGTATCACCATGAATCGTTATTTTATGGTCAACCGATTTCAGAATGTTGTTGCTCTCAAGGTGGATAATGAAACATATTAG
- a CDS encoding DUF1365 family protein — MFRISDSARWFATFDAPKQFHVSPFNRVEGVYRFYFSEPGDRFWFCDCGNSDSLKTLKRSPAQPIK, encoded by the coding sequence TTGTTCCGCATTTCGGACTCAGCCCGATGGTTTGCCACATTTGACGCACCAAAGCAATTCCATGTCTCGCCGTTTAACAGGGTTGAAGGGGTGTACCGGTTTTATTTTTCCGAACCCGGCGACCGGTTTTGGTTCTGCGACTGCGGGAACAGTGATTCGCTGAAAACCTTAAAAAGAAGCCCCGCCCAACCAATAAAATAA
- a CDS encoding DNA integrity scanning protein DisA nucleotide-binding domain protein produces the protein MAIHGFIRRCITETIEGLREGLTLFSGPSRAAVIYAVTPDDPIYIFDPQNLLAGHEPKFKELYIDSDGWKTKCSIKYDKKKFSNLIPEKNLGLAGLISYGGRSSSIVYQMWFTDHHPDMCTIGPTERWLEHAVYRFSHDLANEAELYTGISGSFLKEYATHAVRDFIVDEMNVRIGWDTRMRVYPILDAVLKISRTPEEGEWPRGKLIFVEKESIPQMNFILELPEAEQPCLENVKHIRKLLVSVENSDLKLVATENTIIGITRDDHLDFSISVDFRGGYGFLALNDELVCSFSDGSFKSTTHKDKLVQVEEALMDTDMDAETVTALFKVVAGIVHNAAGHRYGCSIVIDLNDPPVFIMGHSLLHPLDLKSQDNYDLAKSLSKVDGALHIGADVKLHRFACLLQGRNVPGENRARGARFNSALRFTAENQNVIVIVVSSDTLVSVMKGGSLLKTKWKQETSLICNIPVPLEQWIAENQ, from the coding sequence TTGGCAATCCATGGCTTTATCCGCAGATGCATCACCGAAACCATCGAGGGGTTAAGAGAAGGCCTGACTCTTTTTTCCGGGCCCAGCAGGGCAGCAGTCATTTATGCCGTCACACCCGATGATCCCATCTATATATTTGATCCCCAGAACCTTTTGGCCGGACACGAACCCAAATTCAAAGAATTATATATTGATTCGGATGGTTGGAAAACCAAGTGTTCCATCAAATATGACAAGAAGAAATTCAGCAATTTGATTCCCGAAAAAAATCTTGGGTTGGCCGGACTGATATCCTATGGCGGCAGATCAAGCTCTATCGTGTATCAGATGTGGTTTACCGATCACCATCCGGATATGTGTACCATAGGGCCAACCGAACGATGGCTGGAACATGCCGTTTACAGATTTTCCCATGACTTGGCCAATGAAGCAGAATTGTACACAGGCATTTCCGGCTCTTTTCTCAAGGAGTACGCCACCCATGCGGTCAGAGATTTTATCGTGGATGAAATGAACGTCCGGATCGGCTGGGATACCAGAATGCGGGTTTACCCGATTTTAGATGCCGTGCTTAAAATTTCAAGAACGCCGGAAGAAGGAGAATGGCCAAGAGGTAAGCTGATTTTTGTGGAAAAAGAATCCATCCCCCAAATGAATTTTATTTTAGAGCTTCCCGAGGCAGAACAACCGTGTCTGGAGAATGTCAAGCATATCAGAAAGCTGCTTGTGTCCGTTGAAAATTCAGATTTGAAACTGGTTGCCACTGAAAATACGATTATCGGCATCACCAGGGATGATCATCTCGATTTTTCCATTTCAGTGGATTTTAGAGGCGGATACGGTTTTCTGGCACTCAATGATGAATTGGTGTGCTCTTTTTCCGACGGCAGCTTTAAATCGACTACACATAAGGACAAGCTGGTTCAGGTGGAAGAGGCATTAATGGACACTGATATGGATGCTGAAACGGTAACGGCTTTATTTAAAGTGGTTGCCGGGATTGTTCACAATGCTGCCGGCCACCGGTATGGATGCAGCATTGTGATTGACCTGAATGATCCTCCGGTTTTTATCATGGGCCATTCGTTGCTGCACCCCCTGGATCTGAAAAGTCAGGATAATTATGATCTGGCCAAGTCCCTGTCCAAAGTGGACGGAGCGCTGCACATAGGGGCTGATGTAAAGCTGCATAGATTTGCCTGTCTTTTGCAAGGCAGGAATGTGCCCGGTGAAAACAGGGCCAGGGGTGCCAGGTTTAATTCGGCTTTGCGGTTCACGGCTGAAAACCAAAATGTTATTGTAATTGTTGTCTCATCCGACACCCTGGTTTCGGTCATGAAGGGCGGTTCGCTACTGAAAACCAAATGGAAACAGGAAACCTCTCTCATATGCAATATACCCGTACCCTTGGAACAATGGATTGCTGAAAACCAGTAA
- the glnE gene encoding bifunctional [glutamate--ammonia ligase]-adenylyl-L-tyrosine phosphorylase/[glutamate--ammonia-ligase] adenylyltransferase: MTQNAIEQLITSVFPGLPQTLFQALQQRIQNYFSAGDIQDISQLPVKPQDFIKVMLFSPFTAEHITANPLILDRLGKSGDLDTFYAPGDIKSKLSAFIGDDQDSTGLKSRLLEFKVYEIIRIAWRDLTGAAPLSETMADLSDLACACISFGFEQLYPGLTQKWGTPRDSKGHAQNIVVLGMGKLGAGELNFSSDIDLIFVFPNPGQTDGDRSISNDEFFTKLCREFIKLFSMDNGTHFYRVDTRLRPFGDSGPLVMDANAFEYYYQSQGREWERYAMIKASPVAGDIAAGRTIIQSLKPFIFRRYLDYGSFDSFRDMKQRITLQVKNARLRHNIKIGAGGIREVEFFGQLFQLIRGGVEPVLQARPILKILDTLVEKKLIDKKVCEELKEAYHFLRLVENRLQEYQDRQTHDIPEDPDQRQILALSMGYDDEKTFYAELSRFQGIVHKHFSRLLVQDDDEDNDNSSQELKQIWDSITDAQSNNEEISISGYEDTGSLVRLLNALAAHPNTRKLSQTGRKKLARLVPRLIKKAGEHPEAEEVMAKLLDLVATIERRTCYLSLLIENKGALDTLIVLARKSPWIISFLSQHPVLLDELIYPETLYSPPKRDMLEREMSSLLARVPEDDPEYLLEALNIFRQINTLRVAAADVSGNFPLMKVSDHLTWIAETILGQVVASSWQIITEKYGYPEGMEGKGVDGCGFIAVAYGKVGGLEMGYKSDLDMVFIFDAEPGITCGTERSVDTTRFYSNLGQRIIHALTMHTPAGTLYGADMRLRPGGESGTIITHIQTYEDYLKDQAWTFEHQALIRARPVAGDPALFKRFDTIRKKILTRERDDATLKKEVGEMRERMRKQRLKYEPGLFNLKQGRGGIVDIEFLVQYLVLRHACDYPDVVEWTDNVRLLQALSVDGLISGEESSILQNTYVSMRRVMHRLTLQERSATVDEDMFSEQAAKVAQIYDAAFEF; encoded by the coding sequence ATGACCCAAAACGCCATAGAACAGTTAATCACAAGTGTTTTTCCAGGCCTTCCCCAAACCCTTTTCCAGGCTTTACAGCAGCGAATTCAAAATTATTTTTCCGCCGGGGATATCCAGGATATCAGCCAATTGCCCGTCAAACCCCAAGACTTTATCAAGGTAATGCTGTTCAGCCCCTTTACGGCTGAACATATTACGGCAAACCCCTTGATACTTGATCGGCTTGGTAAAAGCGGTGATCTTGACACCTTCTATGCGCCGGGTGACATTAAGAGCAAGCTTTCGGCGTTTATCGGGGATGATCAGGATAGTACAGGGCTTAAATCCCGGCTGCTTGAATTCAAGGTGTATGAAATCATTCGCATTGCCTGGCGGGATCTGACCGGTGCGGCGCCATTATCCGAAACCATGGCGGACCTGTCCGATCTTGCCTGTGCCTGCATTTCTTTTGGTTTTGAACAATTGTACCCAGGTTTAACCCAAAAATGGGGAACCCCCAGGGACAGCAAGGGCCATGCCCAGAATATTGTGGTATTGGGTATGGGAAAACTTGGGGCCGGCGAATTGAATTTTTCTTCGGATATTGATCTTATTTTCGTATTCCCCAATCCTGGCCAGACGGATGGGGACAGATCCATATCAAATGATGAATTCTTCACAAAATTATGCCGGGAGTTTATCAAGTTGTTTTCAATGGATAACGGCACCCATTTTTACCGGGTGGATACCCGCCTGCGGCCGTTTGGGGACAGCGGGCCGCTGGTCATGGATGCCAATGCATTTGAATATTATTACCAATCCCAGGGCCGGGAGTGGGAACGCTATGCCATGATCAAGGCAAGTCCGGTGGCAGGGGATATAGCGGCGGGCCGTACGATTATTCAATCTCTTAAACCATTTATTTTTCGCAGATATCTGGATTACGGCTCCTTTGATTCTTTTAGGGATATGAAACAGCGCATTACATTGCAGGTAAAAAATGCCAGATTGAGACACAATATTAAAATCGGGGCCGGCGGTATCAGGGAGGTTGAATTTTTTGGTCAGCTCTTTCAGCTCATCAGAGGCGGGGTGGAACCGGTACTCCAGGCCAGACCCATTTTAAAGATTCTGGATACCTTGGTGGAAAAAAAGCTGATCGATAAAAAAGTGTGTGAAGAACTCAAAGAGGCCTATCATTTTTTACGGCTTGTGGAAAACAGGCTCCAGGAATACCAGGACCGGCAGACCCACGACATTCCCGAAGATCCGGATCAAAGGCAAATTTTGGCTCTATCCATGGGATATGATGATGAAAAAACGTTTTATGCGGAATTATCCAGGTTCCAAGGGATTGTGCATAAACATTTTTCCAGACTTCTGGTGCAGGATGATGATGAAGACAACGACAACAGCAGCCAGGAGTTAAAACAGATATGGGACAGTATCACTGATGCCCAGTCCAATAATGAAGAGATTTCTATTTCCGGCTATGAAGATACTGGCTCTTTGGTGCGGCTTCTCAATGCCCTGGCAGCCCACCCCAACACCCGGAAGCTTTCCCAGACCGGTCGTAAGAAACTGGCCCGGCTGGTACCCCGCCTGATTAAAAAAGCCGGAGAGCATCCGGAGGCAGAAGAGGTGATGGCCAAACTTCTGGATCTTGTCGCAACCATTGAACGGCGTACCTGTTACCTGTCTTTGCTTATTGAAAATAAAGGAGCCCTTGATACCCTGATCGTTCTTGCCCGCAAAAGCCCATGGATTATTTCCTTTTTAAGTCAACATCCCGTTCTTTTAGATGAGCTTATCTATCCGGAAACCCTGTATTCGCCGCCCAAACGCGATATGCTTGAACGGGAAATGTCAAGCTTGCTGGCAAGAGTCCCGGAAGATGATCCGGAATACCTGCTGGAAGCGCTCAATATTTTTCGTCAAATCAATACACTGAGGGTGGCCGCCGCAGATGTATCCGGCAATTTTCCGCTGATGAAGGTCAGTGATCATCTGACCTGGATTGCTGAAACTATTCTGGGGCAGGTGGTGGCGTCATCCTGGCAAATCATCACCGAAAAATACGGGTATCCTGAAGGGATGGAGGGCAAAGGTGTTGACGGATGCGGTTTTATTGCCGTTGCCTACGGCAAGGTAGGTGGCCTTGAAATGGGATATAAATCCGACCTGGATATGGTTTTTATTTTTGATGCTGAACCAGGGATCACCTGCGGAACGGAACGGTCTGTGGACACCACTCGTTTTTATTCCAATCTGGGCCAGCGCATCATCCATGCCCTGACCATGCATACCCCGGCAGGTACCCTTTATGGTGCGGATATGCGGCTTCGGCCCGGCGGGGAGTCAGGCACCATTATCACCCACATCCAAACCTATGAGGATTACCTGAAAGACCAGGCCTGGACATTTGAACATCAGGCCCTGATTCGGGCACGCCCCGTGGCCGGTGATCCAGCGCTGTTCAAGCGTTTTGACACCATACGCAAAAAAATCCTGACCCGCGAGCGCGATGATGCGACTTTGAAAAAAGAAGTTGGGGAGATGCGAGAAAGAATGCGCAAGCAGCGGTTAAAGTACGAACCCGGGCTGTTTAATCTCAAGCAGGGCCGGGGGGGGATTGTGGATATTGAATTTCTTGTTCAATATCTTGTGTTGCGCCATGCCTGCGATTATCCCGATGTTGTGGAGTGGACGGACAATGTCCGTTTGCTCCAGGCCCTGAGTGTGGATGGCCTGATATCCGGTGAGGAAAGCAGCATTCTCCAGAACACTTATGTGAGCATGAGAAGGGTCATGCACCGCCTCACGCTCCAGGAGCGGTCAGCCACTGTTGATGAGGATATGTTCAGTGAGCAGGCTGCAAAAGTTGCGCAAATTTATGATGCGGCCTTTGAGTTTTAA
- a CDS encoding YkgJ family cysteine cluster protein, with amino-acid sequence MTTPDNTMDCKAKRELLGSRTFKFACHENVPCFTRCCHNADMYLYPYDIVRMKQNLNMTSEKFLVTHTVTAIRDMPTFPNVMLKMSDRQGNPCTFLTEKGCTVYPDRPYSCRAYPLEPAVYGEADGIMRMQYYVMHHDYCKGHDEDKEWTAKAWMVDQEMQAYNEPNNAWARIAGRLQADSFKAQGLDMNSAPMKMAFMASYNMDTFRRFVFESSFLSRYAVQQDQLDAVKQDDRELLMLGLSWIERFLFSDGPLQEHA; translated from the coding sequence ATGACAACACCTGACAACACCATGGACTGCAAGGCAAAACGTGAATTGCTTGGCAGCCGGACTTTCAAATTTGCCTGTCACGAAAATGTGCCTTGCTTTACCCGTTGCTGCCACAATGCCGATATGTACCTTTATCCTTATGATATTGTGCGAATGAAGCAGAACCTTAACATGACCTCGGAAAAATTTTTGGTTACTCATACCGTAACAGCCATCCGCGACATGCCCACCTTTCCCAACGTGATGTTGAAAATGAGCGACCGCCAGGGCAACCCCTGTACCTTTCTGACAGAAAAGGGGTGTACGGTTTATCCGGACAGGCCCTACTCCTGCCGGGCCTATCCCCTGGAACCGGCCGTCTATGGTGAGGCTGACGGTATCATGCGCATGCAGTATTATGTCATGCACCATGATTACTGCAAAGGACATGATGAAGATAAAGAATGGACGGCCAAAGCATGGATGGTGGACCAGGAAATGCAGGCATATAATGAACCCAACAACGCCTGGGCCCGCATTGCAGGGCGTTTGCAGGCCGATTCGTTCAAGGCCCAGGGTCTTGATATGAACAGTGCGCCCATGAAGATGGCGTTCATGGCTAGTTACAACATGGATACCTTCCGCCGTTTTGTTTTTGAAAGCAGTTTTTTATCGCGTTATGCAGTGCAACAAGATCAGCTGGACGCAGTGAAACAAGATGATCGGGAGCTGCTCATGCTTGGACTTTCCTGGATCGAACGGTTTTTGTTCAGCGACGGACCGTTACAAGAACACGCCTGA